A single genomic interval of Arachis duranensis cultivar V14167 chromosome 7, aradu.V14167.gnm2.J7QH, whole genome shotgun sequence harbors:
- the LOC107496802 gene encoding DNA-directed RNA polymerase I subunit rpa43 isoform X1 codes for MEGLKVSNANLTVYLHPSKSRDASEAILRELSSLLFTFSEALDGVVLAYDINSLDNKAAKILSGVIPYFGVPLSVDLLLFSPKPDMLLEGKVVKLSQESIHVVVLGFSSAIITEKDIREEFVYKIKHEQDVYASKSHKRHVIKVGTMIRFSVKSFDEEILHIYGSLMPDHTGSIHIYIFLCFTYLQKLHRIAKKRESEGELTTVKQDAIDGKISPLDSALKIKRSKKQKIQEES; via the exons ATGGAGGGTTTGAAGGTCTCAAACGCTAATTTAACTGTCTACCTTCACCCTTCCAAGAGTAGAGACGCTTCCGAAGCCATTCTTCGTGAGCTCAGCTCTTTGCTTTTCACGTTCAGCGAAGCCTTGGATGGTGTTGTCTTAGCTTACGATATCAATTCGCTTGATAACAAGGCGGCCAAGATTCTTTCTGGTGTTATTCCTTATTTCGGTGTTCCGCTTAGCGTGGATTTGTTGCTTTTTTCTCCAAAGCCTGATATGCTTTTAG AGGGGAAGGTTGTTAAGCTTTCACAAGAGTCTATTCATGTTGTTGTGCTTGGATTTTCTTCTGCCATTATAACCGAGAAAGACATTAGGGAAGAATTCGTGTACAAAATT AAACATGAGCAAGATGTGTATGCAAGCAAATCTCACAAGAGACATGTTATCAAAGTTGGAACTATGATACGGTTTTCAGTCAAGAG CTTTGATGAGGAAATACTTCATATTTATGGCTCCTTGATGCCAGATCACACAGGcagcattcatatatatatatttttgtgcttTACTTATCTTCAAAAACTGCACAGGATTGCAAAGAAGAGGGAAAGTGAGGGAGAACTAACAACAGTCAAGCAAGATGCTATTGATGGGAAAATATCACCCTTGGACTCTGCCCTGAAAATAAAAAGGTCTAAGAAGCAAAAAATACAAGAGGAGTCTTAA
- the LOC107496802 gene encoding DNA-directed RNA polymerase I subunit rpa43 isoform X2, with product MEGLKVSNANLTVYLHPSKSRDASEAILRELSSLLFTFSEALDGVVLAYDINSLDNKAAKILSGVIPYFGVPLSVDLLLFSPKPDMLLEGKVVKLSQESIHVVVLGFSSAIITEKDIREEFVYKIKHEQDVYASKSHKRHVIKVGTMIRFSVKR from the exons ATGGAGGGTTTGAAGGTCTCAAACGCTAATTTAACTGTCTACCTTCACCCTTCCAAGAGTAGAGACGCTTCCGAAGCCATTCTTCGTGAGCTCAGCTCTTTGCTTTTCACGTTCAGCGAAGCCTTGGATGGTGTTGTCTTAGCTTACGATATCAATTCGCTTGATAACAAGGCGGCCAAGATTCTTTCTGGTGTTATTCCTTATTTCGGTGTTCCGCTTAGCGTGGATTTGTTGCTTTTTTCTCCAAAGCCTGATATGCTTTTAG AGGGGAAGGTTGTTAAGCTTTCACAAGAGTCTATTCATGTTGTTGTGCTTGGATTTTCTTCTGCCATTATAACCGAGAAAGACATTAGGGAAGAATTCGTGTACAAAATT AAACATGAGCAAGATGTGTATGCAAGCAAATCTCACAAGAGACATGTTATCAAAGTTGGAACTATGATACGGTTTTCAGTCAAGAGGTAA
- the LOC107496810 gene encoding uncharacterized protein LOC107496810 translates to MEIHSSASVLKILLFLCISSSTILLQAQAETIKYCEKSANYVVKVSDVKILPDPVVRGEPFTFKISAYTPETIPSGDLVYEITYAGAEGAPATFHHDLCEEAPCPLPAGDFTLIHTELLPSYTPLGTYNVKLTFNDHKDNQLTCIKFPFKIGSESSVSSI, encoded by the exons ATGGAGATTCACTCTTCTGCTTCAGTGCTCAAAATACTCCTCTTCCTATGCATTTCTTCTTCCACCATTTTGCTACAAGCTCAAGCTGAGACTATCAAATACTGcg AGAAGAGTGCAAACTATGTTGTGAAGGTGAGTGATGTGAAGATATTACCAGATCCTGTGGTCAGAGGAGAGCCTTTCACCTTCAAGATCTCTGCTTATACAC CTGAAACAATTCCAAGTGGGGACTTAGTGTATGAAATTACATATGCTGGAGCAGAAGGAGCACCTGCTACATTTCACCATGATCTATGTGAGGAAGCACCTTGTCCTCTTCCTGCTGGCGATTTCACCCTCATTCACACTGAATTGTTGCCTTCCTATACTCCACTG GGAACCTATAATGTGAAGCTGACATTCAACGACCATAAAGACAACCAATTAACCTGCATTAAATTTCCCTTCAAAATCGGTTCTGAATCATCAGTGTCTTCAATctag